Proteins encoded by one window of Desulfomonilia bacterium:
- a CDS encoding arginine decarboxylase, pyruvoyl-dependent — protein MIIKTPVKYFMTTGISEGYTTLNAFDGALMNAGIGNTNLVKMSSICPPYCTEVEKVDIPHGSLVPVAYAEITSESAGEIIAAGVAIAFPDDEDHAGLIMEYSSHESRSIVEKKVRKMAEEGMKMRGKAIREIKSVAAEHRVNKCGCAFAAVVLWE, from the coding sequence ATGATCATAAAAACACCGGTAAAATATTTTATGACAACGGGGATATCAGAAGGCTATACGACGCTCAATGCATTTGACGGGGCGCTGATGAATGCCGGGATTGGAAACACAAATCTCGTCAAGATGAGCAGCATATGTCCACCGTACTGCACTGAAGTTGAAAAAGTGGACATTCCTCACGGTTCGCTCGTACCTGTGGCATATGCGGAAATCACATCGGAAAGCGCGGGTGAAATAATTGCGGCAGGTGTTGCCATTGCATTTCCTGACGATGAAGACCATGCCGGTCTTATAATGGAATATTCCTCCCATGAATCGAGAAGCATTGTCGAAAAGAAAGTAAGGAAAATGGCAGAAGAAGGTATGAAAATGCGAGGCAAGGCCATCCGCGAGATCAAGAGTGTTGCCGCAGAGCACCGGGTCAATAAATGCGGCTGCGCATTCGCCGCAGTTGTTCTCTGGGAGTAG
- the speD gene encoding adenosylmethionine decarboxylase, whose protein sequence is MNALGIQILAEYYNCDRNLLNSEILIEKYMNRAALEAGATIVKSAFHTFNPFGVSGVIVIAESHLSIHTWPEYGYAAVDIFTCGDTVDPWKAFVFLRDKLQSSHFSTMEMKRGQIQVVGQELRHKPAVVSAGGI, encoded by the coding sequence ATGAATGCGCTTGGGATACAAATTCTTGCGGAATATTACAATTGCGACAGAAACCTGCTTAACAGCGAGATTTTGATAGAAAAATATATGAACAGGGCCGCACTCGAAGCAGGGGCAACAATAGTGAAAAGCGCCTTCCACACATTCAACCCGTTCGGTGTAAGCGGGGTGATAGTGATTGCCGAAAGCCATCTGTCAATTCACACATGGCCCGAATACGGTTATGCGGCTGTCGATATATTCACTTGTGGTGACACCGTAGACCCCTGGAAGGCATTTGTATTTCTAAGGGACAAGCTTCAAAGCAGCCACTTTTCGACAATGGAAATGAAAAGAGGACAGATTCAGGTGGTCGGCCAGGAACTCAGACACAAGCCAGCCGTGGTTTCGGCAGGAGGTATATGA
- a CDS encoding cupin domain-containing protein, giving the protein MKIGEKVKNLRLAQELTQEDLADRADLTKGFISMLERDLTSPSLDTLELILNALDTSLAEFFEDEEAVNVVFPKEKRVVIDNENGMITEVPIAGAQGREMDMIIVTLAPGSATPKERSHSGDECGLVLEGSVWIVAGRETYKAEKGDAFYYEANKQHWLENRSKTEAKVLWISSPPSF; this is encoded by the coding sequence ATGAAGATCGGCGAGAAAGTCAAGAATTTACGGCTTGCACAAGAGCTTACACAAGAGGATCTGGCGGATCGTGCAGACCTGACAAAGGGGTTCATATCCATGCTCGAGCGCGATCTCACATCGCCGTCATTGGATACGCTGGAACTTATTCTAAATGCCCTGGATACGTCTTTGGCGGAGTTTTTCGAAGACGAGGAGGCTGTGAATGTTGTTTTTCCAAAAGAAAAACGTGTGGTGATAGACAATGAGAACGGAATGATAACCGAGGTGCCGATAGCTGGAGCTCAGGGACGGGAAATGGACATGATCATAGTGACCCTTGCTCCGGGGTCGGCAACACCTAAAGAACGATCGCACAGTGGAGATGAATGCGGGCTTGTCCTGGAAGGATCGGTATGGATTGTAGCGGGCAGGGAAACATACAAGGCCGAAAAAGGAGATGCCTTTTATTACGAGGCGAACAAACAGCACTGGCTTGAAAACAGGTCAAAGACCGAAGCCAAGGTATTGTGGATATCATCTCCGCCGAGCTTTTAG
- a CDS encoding YbaB/EbfC family nucleoid-associated protein, translating to MEINLTEIMKQVQNIQSQVKDVQDKLSRLTVTSESGGGMVSVTVTGRQEIKDIKLDPICVDPRDVPMLEALIIAAVNQGIKKSKELSSDEMKKLTGGIPLPIDLS from the coding sequence ATGGAAATCAATCTTACTGAAATCATGAAACAGGTGCAGAACATCCAATCACAGGTAAAGGACGTTCAGGATAAGCTTTCCCGGCTCACGGTTACGTCTGAAAGCGGCGGCGGCATGGTGAGCGTAACTGTTACCGGAAGACAGGAAATAAAGGACATAAAGCTGGATCCGATCTGTGTCGATCCCAGGGATGTCCCCATGCTTGAGGCCCTTATAATCGCCGCCGTCAACCAGGGAATTAAGAAATCAAAAGAACTCTCCTCCGATGAAATGAAAAAGCTGACCGGAGGAATTCCGCTCCCTATCGACTTGAGCTAA
- the recR gene encoding recombination mediator RecR, which produces MDPYPKPLRNLIRELKRLPGIGEKSATRLALYILGDKKMLREGLVAALEDIRQIQLCPICFNLTDNDKCPFCTNPSRDASLICVVEEPGDILSLETSGEFRGTYHVLHGLISPMNGVGPGDIRINELIERLTPEIKEVVTALSPSVEGDVTAQYISKQITSSGRNINVTRLASGIPMGGELRYMDQVTIASAIRYRRAL; this is translated from the coding sequence ATGGACCCTTACCCGAAACCGCTAAGAAATCTTATACGGGAACTGAAAAGGCTGCCGGGAATCGGGGAAAAATCAGCAACCCGACTGGCTCTTTATATACTGGGAGACAAAAAAATGCTTAGAGAAGGGCTTGTCGCTGCGTTGGAAGATATTCGCCAGATTCAGCTCTGTCCCATATGCTTTAACCTGACAGATAATGATAAATGCCCATTTTGCACGAACCCTTCACGTGATGCATCTCTTATATGCGTGGTGGAAGAGCCCGGGGATATTCTCTCGCTTGAGACATCAGGAGAATTCCGGGGCACATATCATGTCCTTCACGGCCTTATTTCACCGATGAACGGTGTAGGTCCCGGAGATATCCGCATAAATGAGCTTATTGAAAGATTGACACCTGAAATTAAAGAAGTGGTGACTGCGCTCAGCCCTTCTGTTGAAGGAGATGTAACTGCACAATATATCTCAAAACAGATAACATCGTCCGGACGCAATATTAATGTTACAAGGCTTGCCTCTGGAATACCGATGGGAGGGGAACTCAGATATATGGATCAGGTGACAATAGCGAGCGCAATCCGTTACAGAAGGGCTTTATAG
- a CDS encoding pitrilysin family protein — MPQSTRLSNGVRILTETIPQVRSVSLGVWVKTGSRHDPAKKTGIAHFIEHMLFKGTTTRSALQIAKEIDALGGIMNASTGKEYTVYYIKVLDEHLQKASEVLFDIFLNSELDPLEIEKEKKVVLQEIHMVEDSPEDLISEMFADAIFEDTSLGKPILGDADSIGSILRNDMMDHINSCYDADSIIVAGAGNLEHEGLLGIAGNKFETVKSMTRSTSPVIKPRGLNHKAYERDLEQIHFTLGVRGPSMREEKRWVYSVLNSILGGSMSSMLFQEIREKLGLVYSIYSYLNIYEDCGVLAVNAATTSENMVKTLEVLSEQMRKLKKGDFGGIKLDEVKAQMRGHILLSQEITEHRMSSIAKNEMFFQREIPVEEIIEKINAVSEEELIELAGNIFTEENLTLVTLGRDVEEQQKLPSVLQL; from the coding sequence ATGCCTCAATCGACACGCCTGTCCAATGGTGTGCGAATACTGACCGAGACCATTCCTCAGGTCCGGTCGGTTTCTCTCGGTGTCTGGGTTAAAACGGGAAGCCGTCATGATCCGGCAAAAAAAACAGGGATCGCGCATTTTATCGAGCACATGCTCTTTAAGGGGACGACAACCAGAAGCGCGCTGCAGATTGCCAAAGAAATCGATGCCCTTGGCGGAATCATGAATGCCTCTACAGGCAAGGAATACACGGTCTATTATATCAAAGTCCTGGATGAACACCTTCAGAAGGCATCAGAAGTTTTATTTGATATTTTTCTCAATTCAGAACTGGATCCCCTGGAGATTGAGAAGGAGAAAAAGGTTGTGCTTCAGGAGATTCACATGGTTGAAGATTCTCCTGAAGATCTTATTTCCGAGATGTTTGCCGATGCGATATTCGAGGACACCTCCCTGGGAAAACCGATTTTAGGAGATGCAGATTCAATCGGGTCAATTCTCAGAAACGATATGATGGATCACATAAACTCCTGTTACGATGCTGATTCCATTATTGTTGCAGGGGCCGGAAACCTTGAACATGAAGGGCTGCTTGGTATAGCAGGGAATAAATTCGAAACCGTCAAAAGCATGACGAGAAGCACTTCTCCTGTAATCAAACCCAGAGGGCTGAATCACAAGGCATACGAAAGGGATCTTGAACAGATTCATTTCACGCTGGGCGTCAGGGGACCTTCTATGAGGGAAGAAAAGCGCTGGGTATATTCGGTTCTCAATTCCATTCTGGGCGGAAGCATGAGTTCGATGCTGTTCCAGGAAATCAGGGAAAAGCTGGGATTGGTATATTCCATATATTCATACCTCAACATATATGAAGACTGTGGGGTTCTGGCCGTCAATGCCGCAACCACCTCGGAAAATATGGTAAAAACGCTTGAAGTCCTTTCCGAACAGATGAGAAAACTTAAAAAAGGAGACTTCGGCGGGATCAAGCTTGATGAAGTAAAGGCCCAGATGAGGGGGCATATCCTTCTTTCACAGGAAATTACCGAACACAGGATGTCATCTATTGCTAAAAACGAGATGTTCTTTCAGCGAGAAATCCCGGTTGAAGAGATCATAGAAAAGATAAATGCGGTAAGCGAGGAAGAATTGATTGAACTGGCGGGAAACATATTTACCGAAGAAAATCTTACGCTTGTAACACTTGGCCGAGATGTTGAGGAACAGCAGAAACTACCTTCGGTTCTTCAGCTATAA
- the pnp gene encoding polyribonucleotide nucleotidyltransferase: MQVQTKGSVKPLIFDVGTVARQADGSVLVYQGDSVVLVTATVSKDVRKGTDFLPLVVDYQEMSYAAGRIPGGFIKREGRPSDQEILTARFIDRPIRPLFPDGFYNELQIVANVLSADPQVNPDVMAINGASAALHVSSIPFEGPIGGVRIGRVNGEFLIDPTYSQTEEGDMELVVVGTKDAIVMVEGEAKELPEKVILDAIMFAHLRIREIIEAQEELRNLSGKPKMKVAPPASDEALYNEIKKLVADGLDKVFVPGSTKQGRRDGAAAIWQKVLEKYADQDEERISLVKACIERLEREVVRSLMHEKKIRVDGRKFDEIRKIECKTGILPRTHGSALFTRGETQALAITTLGTPRDEQKLENLLGETSKTFMVHYSFPPFSVGEVKPLRGPSRREIGHGHLAERALKQVLPDIGKFPYTIRLVSEILESNGSSSMATVCGGSMSLMAAGVPIEKPVAGIAMGLIREAGDYIVLTDILGDEDHLGDMDFKVAGTKDGVTALQMDIKIEGIPENVLEDALEKARIGRLKILDIMSKTIDRPSEMISQYAPRIFTIQINPEKIRDVIGPGGKVIKDITARTGTKIEIDDSGTVNVFSPDEEHARMAVDIINNLTEELEIDKVYVGKVVKIMDFGAFVDFPSGDSGLIHISQLANEKVQNVRDVVSEGDEVVVKVIGIDKNGKIRLSRKEALKQTEGK; encoded by the coding sequence ATGCAGGTTCAAACTAAAGGTTCTGTTAAACCCCTCATCTTTGATGTGGGTACGGTTGCCAGGCAAGCTGATGGCTCGGTCTTGGTCTATCAGGGAGACAGTGTTGTTCTTGTAACGGCAACGGTTTCAAAAGATGTAAGAAAGGGCACGGATTTTCTGCCTCTTGTAGTCGATTATCAGGAAATGTCTTATGCTGCGGGAAGAATTCCGGGTGGATTCATTAAAAGAGAGGGGAGACCTTCAGACCAGGAAATATTGACTGCAAGATTCATTGACAGGCCCATAAGGCCGCTGTTTCCTGATGGTTTTTACAATGAGCTTCAGATCGTCGCCAATGTTCTTTCCGCCGATCCCCAGGTAAACCCTGATGTAATGGCCATAAACGGAGCTTCAGCTGCGCTTCATGTGTCGAGCATCCCGTTCGAAGGACCCATAGGCGGCGTCAGGATTGGCCGTGTTAACGGCGAGTTTTTAATTGACCCGACTTACAGCCAGACTGAAGAAGGTGACATGGAGCTGGTGGTAGTAGGGACAAAAGATGCAATAGTAATGGTCGAAGGTGAGGCAAAAGAGCTTCCAGAAAAGGTAATCCTTGATGCAATCATGTTTGCCCATTTGCGTATTCGTGAAATTATTGAAGCACAGGAAGAGCTTCGAAACTTATCCGGCAAGCCCAAGATGAAGGTTGCACCACCGGCAAGCGACGAGGCCCTTTATAATGAAATTAAAAAGCTTGTTGCCGATGGGTTGGACAAGGTTTTTGTGCCGGGATCAACAAAGCAGGGGCGCAGAGATGGGGCAGCTGCCATCTGGCAGAAGGTGCTAGAAAAGTATGCAGACCAGGATGAAGAAAGGATCTCTCTGGTAAAGGCCTGCATTGAAAGACTGGAGCGTGAAGTTGTAAGGTCTTTGATGCATGAAAAAAAGATCCGTGTTGACGGCAGGAAATTTGACGAGATAAGGAAAATTGAATGCAAAACGGGGATTCTGCCAAGGACTCACGGATCAGCGCTTTTTACACGGGGAGAAACACAGGCTCTGGCAATAACGACATTAGGAACACCCCGTGATGAACAGAAGCTGGAAAACCTTCTTGGCGAAACCTCAAAGACCTTCATGGTGCATTATTCCTTCCCGCCATTTTCAGTCGGCGAGGTAAAACCATTAAGAGGTCCCAGCAGACGTGAAATCGGGCATGGCCATCTGGCGGAAAGAGCGTTGAAACAGGTACTGCCGGACATAGGCAAATTTCCATATACAATAAGGCTTGTATCGGAAATCCTAGAGTCAAACGGCAGCTCTTCCATGGCCACCGTATGCGGCGGATCAATGTCACTTATGGCGGCTGGTGTGCCTATCGAAAAACCAGTTGCCGGAATAGCGATGGGTCTTATCCGTGAAGCAGGGGATTATATCGTATTGACCGATATCCTGGGTGATGAAGATCACCTGGGCGATATGGATTTCAAGGTTGCCGGTACGAAAGATGGGGTCACGGCACTACAAATGGATATAAAGATCGAAGGAATTCCGGAAAATGTTCTGGAAGATGCGTTGGAAAAAGCCAGAATTGGCAGACTCAAAATTCTGGATATAATGTCAAAAACTATCGACAGACCTTCCGAGATGATATCCCAGTATGCCCCCAGGATATTCACCATACAGATCAATCCGGAAAAAATAAGGGATGTCATTGGTCCAGGGGGTAAAGTAATAAAAGACATCACCGCCCGCACGGGAACAAAAATCGAGATCGACGATTCCGGAACTGTAAATGTTTTTTCGCCGGACGAAGAACATGCCCGCATGGCTGTTGATATTATAAACAACCTGACAGAGGAGCTCGAAATCGATAAGGTATACGTGGGCAAAGTTGTTAAGATAATGGATTTCGGTGCGTTTGTGGATTTCCCTTCCGGAGACTCAGGCCTTATACACATATCTCAGCTTGCCAATGAAAAAGTGCAGAACGTGCGAGATGTTGTCAGCGAGGGCGACGAAGTAGTGGTCAAGGTAATCGGAATAGACAAAAACGGCAAGATTAGGCTGAGCCGCAAGGAAGCCCTTAAACAGACCGAAGGGAAATAA
- the rpsO gene encoding 30S ribosomal protein S15, whose amino-acid sequence MGLDLQVKKEVIENFRTHESDTGSPEVQVALLTTRINSLTDHFKAHKKDHHSRRGLLMLVGRRKRLLNYLKEKDIKRYRSLAKALKLRK is encoded by the coding sequence GTGGGATTAGATCTACAGGTAAAAAAAGAAGTAATCGAAAATTTCAGGACTCATGAGAGTGATACCGGATCACCGGAAGTGCAGGTTGCCCTTCTGACAACCAGGATAAATTCTCTTACCGATCATTTCAAAGCGCACAAAAAAGACCATCATTCAAGAAGAGGCCTTCTCATGCTGGTTGGTCGGCGCAAACGACTTTTGAATTATCTCAAGGAAAAAGACATAAAGAGATACAGGTCATTGGCCAAAGCACTGAAGTTGCGTAAGTAG
- the truB gene encoding tRNA pseudouridine(55) synthase TruB — translation MGLSGVVLLDKPKGITSRKAVDIVLKSLGEKKGGHFGSLDPFATGLLCIGIGNGTKLLPYMEDNIKAYIATVGLEMFTDTDDITGNVEKAFGKINFDREKFEEWLTINSGEIIQMPPVYCAQKLNGKPLYRLKRQNKEVSPRAKKVIIHSMEVISIDDSSVEMKIVCSRGTYIRSLARNMGEHIGCGGYLRELRRLESEGFSIKDALTIDEIKQKIENGKDILVPLLEAIKLPVAKVNAAGKEAILKGKPVQISTMLNDVSAEEESFVAIKDEEDNLLCMARVKRSGGIFGYIERGFF, via the coding sequence ATGGGTTTAAGCGGGGTGGTCCTGCTGGACAAGCCCAAAGGCATTACGTCCAGAAAAGCGGTTGATATAGTATTAAAATCACTTGGTGAAAAAAAAGGCGGTCATTTCGGCAGCCTGGACCCATTTGCAACGGGTTTATTATGTATCGGGATCGGCAATGGAACAAAGCTTTTGCCTTATATGGAAGACAATATTAAGGCTTATATCGCAACTGTGGGTCTGGAGATGTTTACAGATACCGATGACATTACGGGTAATGTTGAGAAAGCGTTTGGGAAGATAAACTTTGACAGGGAAAAGTTCGAGGAATGGTTAACCATCAATTCAGGAGAAATAATTCAGATGCCGCCTGTATATTGTGCCCAGAAACTTAACGGAAAACCGCTATACAGACTTAAACGCCAGAACAAGGAAGTCAGCCCGAGGGCAAAAAAAGTTATCATTCATAGTATGGAAGTGATTTCAATCGATGATTCGTCAGTAGAAATGAAGATTGTATGCTCCAGGGGGACTTATATAAGGTCTCTGGCCAGGAACATGGGAGAGCATATTGGATGCGGCGGGTATTTAAGAGAATTGAGAAGACTTGAAAGCGAGGGCTTTTCAATCAAAGATGCATTAACAATAGATGAAATAAAACAGAAAATCGAAAACGGGAAGGACATCCTGGTACCACTGCTTGAAGCTATAAAACTGCCAGTTGCAAAGGTGAATGCCGCAGGGAAAGAAGCCATTCTCAAAGGGAAGCCGGTTCAGATTTCAACAATGCTTAATGATGTGAGCGCAGAGGAGGAATCTTTTGTGGCAATTAAGGATGAAGAAGATAATCTGCTGTGTATGGCAAGGGTAAAACGTTCAGGCGGAATATTCGGATATATTGAAAGAGGATTCTTTTAA
- a CDS encoding bifunctional oligoribonuclease/PAP phosphatase NrnA, producing MKDKIIELIQSKHTFEILTHELPDEDAVGSTSALALALSGLGKKAGRIYTTAIAEQYTIQPAHKDYLCESPEVSFLLDVSDMEMLGNIKPKGMIAVIDHHKSNNGYGDISWVNPRYSSTCEMIYDLLHGFTRITPAIASNLYMGIFGDTGGFTHTNIKPRIFEIVHDLTKSGADAYSIALKLKRSKTIWYYKLLCNAMERLTIRDTVFGTYITNDDLNRVGATPLDASGIVEEISSIGGSELCIFLRDAEDGMVRCSMRSRTGPAALMTALAFGGGGHERAAGFSVKGKASLLLNRVMEEGSKWV from the coding sequence ATGAAAGATAAAATAATTGAATTAATTCAAAGCAAGCATACTTTTGAGATTCTGACTCACGAACTTCCTGATGAAGACGCCGTTGGATCGACATCGGCGCTGGCGCTCGCCCTTTCCGGATTAGGGAAAAAAGCCGGGCGCATATATACCACTGCCATTGCTGAACAATATACAATACAACCTGCCCACAAGGATTATTTGTGCGAGTCTCCCGAAGTGTCCTTTCTCCTGGATGTTTCAGATATGGAGATGCTTGGCAATATAAAACCTAAAGGCATGATAGCAGTAATAGACCACCATAAATCAAACAACGGTTATGGGGATATCAGCTGGGTCAACCCCAGATATTCATCAACCTGTGAGATGATCTATGATCTTCTGCATGGGTTTACCAGAATCACTCCGGCCATAGCGTCCAACCTTTACATGGGAATTTTCGGGGATACCGGGGGATTCACACATACGAATATAAAGCCGAGGATTTTCGAGATCGTTCATGACCTGACAAAATCAGGGGCGGATGCATATTCCATAGCTCTTAAATTAAAGAGGAGCAAAACCATCTGGTACTATAAGCTTCTATGTAATGCCATGGAAAGGCTTACGATCAGAGACACCGTTTTCGGCACATATATTACGAATGATGATTTGAATAGAGTTGGGGCCACTCCGTTGGACGCCTCAGGAATTGTCGAAGAAATTTCATCAATAGGAGGTTCGGAACTTTGCATTTTTTTAAGGGATGCTGAAGATGGCATGGTCCGCTGTTCCATGAGAAGCAGGACCGGACCTGCAGCCTTGATGACGGCATTGGCTTTTGGAGGCGGCGGACATGAGCGTGCAGCAGGTTTCTCTGTCAAGGGAAAGGCTTCATTGCTGTTGAACAGGGTAATGGAAGAGGGATCAAAATGGGTTTAA
- the rbfA gene encoding 30S ribosome-binding factor RbfA, translated as MKQGRLRQARVSDLLKETITEVLLRKVKDPRVHDLTITGVEVSADLRKANVFFCVHGNAIKEETLAGLESAAGFLRHEMLGSLDLRRIPELNFIYDSSFDYGSHIDELLNKIHVDER; from the coding sequence ATGAAACAGGGAAGATTAAGACAGGCAAGAGTTTCAGACCTGTTGAAGGAAACCATAACTGAAGTTCTTTTAAGAAAAGTGAAAGATCCGCGAGTACATGATCTTACAATTACCGGTGTGGAGGTAAGTGCCGATTTAAGGAAGGCCAATGTTTTTTTCTGCGTTCATGGCAACGCAATAAAAGAAGAAACTCTGGCGGGGCTGGAAAGTGCAGCTGGGTTTTTAAGGCATGAAATGCTGGGATCACTGGATTTGAGACGCATCCCGGAACTCAATTTTATATATGACAGCTCATTCGATTATGGATCACACATAGATGAATTGCTCAACAAGATACATGTAGATGAAAGATAA
- a CDS encoding DUF503 domain-containing protein → MIIGALKVRLLIEGAGSLKEKRKVLKSIKDKAMAMNASVAEVDDNDLWQAATLGAAFVSNDAAHVNSMMDKFIQNINNNMNVEVIGSNMEIIHL, encoded by the coding sequence GTGATAATAGGAGCTCTCAAAGTAAGACTGCTTATTGAAGGTGCCGGATCGCTGAAGGAAAAACGTAAGGTTTTAAAATCCATCAAAGACAAGGCAATGGCTATGAACGCGTCTGTGGCCGAGGTTGATGATAATGACCTGTGGCAGGCCGCTACATTAGGAGCTGCTTTTGTAAGCAATGATGCTGCCCATGTAAATTCCATGATGGATAAATTCATTCAGAATATTAATAATAACATGAATGTGGAAGTAATCGGCAGCAATATGGAGATCATTCATCTATGA